The following are from one region of the Anomaloglossus baeobatrachus isolate aAnoBae1 chromosome 1, aAnoBae1.hap1, whole genome shotgun sequence genome:
- the GRP gene encoding gastrin-releasing peptide, which yields MEGALIFWRYRTLFSLILCTLVLFKVHSQAAPSQQHQDTAPLSKIHTRGSHWAVGHLMGKKSIEEYPYMYDGGERTAATGYMDGDKSVEGSQQWKDALISLLKMLETSDVRNSQSMRDTKSYNRKFWDSEDNNNYKEVLDYLYQMMKENTQS from the exons ATGGAAGGAGCATTGATCTTCTGGAGATACCGCACCCTCTTCTCCCTCATACTTTGCACTTTGGTCCTCTTCAAAGTCCATTCCCAGGCAGCTCCTTCCCAGCAGCACCAGGACACAGCTCCTCTCTCCAAAATACACACCAGAGGCAGCCACTGGGCCGTAG GCCACTTAATGGGTAAGAAGAGTATAGAGGAATACCCCTATATGTATGACGGAGGGGAACGGACCGCGGCCACAGGGTACATGGATGGAGACAAGTCAGTGGAAGGATCGCAGCAATGGAAGGACGCTCTGATCAGTTTATTGAAGATGCTGGAGACCAGTGACGTCAGGAATTCCCAGTCCATGAGAGACACAAAGTCATATAACCGGAAATTCTGGGACTCCGAGGACAACAATAACTACAAAGAG GTGTTGGATTACCTCTACCAAATGATGAAGGAGAATACACAGAGCTGA